The following coding sequences are from one Ruminococcus flavefaciens AE3010 window:
- a CDS encoding S8 family serine peptidase, whose product MKKFTRHLLSMTAAAVLGGTSVMNCGLSAALAAAEYDAAKAENLVPVIISLSGEAVLAGEEAAEMGTDYLDTAESDAKAAALSRISSEAEASLRTLYPDLEIGYRYNVLTNGFSCELPEELLDEARACRWVEGVTKVQTVNTVKPELYTAPELSEAGYFGETTGYFGEGEVIAVLDTEFDITHSMFAPIDDKENKLTKDDIIAVSGDLNVKIDPDKAYISSKLPYVIDYADDTPYEYTDPQEYHGTHVAGIAAGDMISDSDGKELSGIARDAQLVMMKVFRQTAIDEMSGIYVSSVDTDALLAALEDAAKLKADVINLSFGGAGGNIESAPYKDTIAALNNAGVVVVAAAGNDSNSLMGQGEHCDISTSDPDTHTIGEPAGFKEAMCVASANNSVRRDPCFLIEGLDDEIPYNSGENITLSDHLGDDVYEYVYCGLGAFEDYEGKDIQGKIALLDRGEISFWEKAFNAQQAGAIAMVVCDNVEEDGLATMMMDGMDFPSVFISLNDGNKMKEAESKKIRFDSTLSLITPLDGGVNEFSSYGPAEDLTLKPDITGIGGSVSSAAYGNQIKQLEGTSMASPYVAGCAAVFDQYLRKNGLELTGAEKTAFIKNLMMNSAVLFSDGDVYESPRRQGAGLVNMKNVLNDRVILTGSSGLAKVELKDKLTSQLSFDIDIRNFTDEDVEFKEAKLVLTAEDGAAAEGDGSGELSISGASNIGVTADLSSLLKAKAQETRTVNVSAQLSAADLEAHSSVFPNGFFVEGYIVLSGAENCCDISIPVMGFYGDWAQVPIFHNGTKDLEPYTLYEQSGDGTFPASSSFAANAEALYNLMGRLPAEAAEEIAMFPQAITQYFDDEYNDTLAQCKEDSVYLSPDGDGMAEQVEVFMTTRRNAYLAGIKIYDSDNNLVADSEGDEMFPAYTPVCYVSELKPGDYPDGKYKGVITGHISYDGADKNPQTYEVPVIIDKTAPTLDIKTKEENGRKLLEITSADENMDGIYIMGKGNGGIAGEYTAESPKLTEMKNINGTLSSVYTPVLGMPEELRNPVNSDSLVINAVMGTADAYEQNIIDSYDFSDIIPAYKYESESGKITLTYDVTDLDDYLVAAMDKAFNITEIMSEGNDITHLKSGLWWSKNGGENDVYYNFLNSNAGNIHYQSGAHEKDFTFEQSGDNVTMNISDGTATETRTGKISFTDKKNAVITWNDGTSEKLFYAGSDGLGVSDYITTPEMKAIVTEYHNAHSDSKAASAEAAYDENGMGIVRLMDKNGTKIAEYTAFDRFRNEAVDPSGKPVRFEYIREGVYRVSQGFDISSNHYYVLYNADGKAVVYSAENGVEWECTAEYGSGVITCNKGRDDEKTLNAEFNKLSKFSVTMADGSKYSLTYVPDQNADDVKFYTLSQLRDMAADYCERITGVRPELMFGTFDSSNRYSMEFMDGHSFAADPLGGKCFDMLGNEIDLISLPEIKDLFTAGLWSCRSGDSLKYYSSDGKGNITVINAEDGSKETMKYNWIGTQAVELTSGDKTETVVAAAISDTEIALTRADGQMDMLTYAGEKTLEKTKFYSDKKLADMAAADRSKKAGKKVKVSETVSSDDGAVSIRFDDGSEYKVDRFSGKGTDENGKAVDLPKTGIIDHSLAAAAAFITIGAAAVFASRRSRRKEEC is encoded by the coding sequence ATGAAGAAATTTACACGCCATTTGCTAAGCATGACAGCTGCGGCAGTGCTCGGAGGGACCTCGGTAATGAACTGCGGACTCTCGGCTGCACTGGCAGCAGCTGAATATGACGCAGCGAAAGCCGAAAATCTGGTTCCCGTCATAATCAGTCTCAGCGGAGAAGCTGTGCTTGCAGGAGAAGAAGCAGCAGAAATGGGAACAGACTATCTCGATACTGCTGAATCAGACGCAAAGGCAGCAGCCCTCAGCCGTATCAGCAGCGAAGCGGAAGCATCACTGCGTACCCTCTATCCCGACCTTGAGATAGGCTATCGCTATAACGTGCTCACAAACGGCTTTTCCTGTGAGCTTCCCGAGGAGCTTCTGGACGAAGCAAGAGCCTGCCGCTGGGTAGAAGGAGTAACAAAGGTACAGACTGTGAATACTGTAAAGCCCGAGCTCTACACAGCACCCGAGCTCAGCGAGGCTGGATATTTCGGAGAGACTACGGGTTATTTCGGAGAGGGCGAGGTCATTGCAGTTCTGGACACTGAATTTGACATCACTCACAGCATGTTCGCTCCCATTGACGATAAGGAAAACAAGCTCACAAAGGACGATATCATAGCAGTATCAGGCGACCTCAACGTAAAGATAGACCCCGACAAGGCGTATATCAGCAGCAAGCTGCCCTATGTTATCGATTATGCCGATGATACTCCCTATGAATACACTGACCCTCAGGAATATCACGGCACTCACGTTGCAGGCATTGCGGCAGGTGATATGATAAGCGATTCCGACGGCAAGGAGCTCTCGGGCATTGCAAGAGACGCTCAGCTCGTAATGATGAAGGTGTTCAGACAGACTGCCATTGACGAAATGAGCGGTATATATGTGAGCTCCGTCGATACGGACGCTCTTCTTGCAGCTCTGGAGGACGCCGCAAAGCTCAAGGCAGACGTTATCAATCTCAGCTTCGGCGGTGCAGGAGGGAATATTGAAAGCGCTCCGTACAAGGATACTATAGCAGCTCTCAACAATGCAGGCGTCGTGGTAGTTGCAGCAGCAGGCAATGACAGCAACAGCCTTATGGGTCAGGGCGAGCACTGCGATATCAGCACATCAGACCCCGATACCCATACCATAGGCGAACCCGCAGGCTTCAAGGAGGCAATGTGCGTTGCTTCTGCCAATAACTCTGTACGCCGTGATCCATGTTTCCTTATTGAGGGACTTGATGACGAGATACCCTACAACAGCGGCGAAAACATTACACTCAGCGATCATCTCGGCGATGACGTATACGAGTATGTATACTGCGGTCTCGGTGCATTCGAGGATTACGAGGGCAAGGACATACAGGGAAAGATAGCTCTTCTTGACAGAGGTGAAATAAGCTTCTGGGAAAAGGCATTCAATGCTCAGCAGGCAGGAGCCATAGCTATGGTGGTATGCGACAACGTTGAAGAGGATGGTCTTGCAACAATGATGATGGACGGAATGGATTTCCCGTCTGTGTTTATCTCATTGAATGACGGAAACAAGATGAAAGAGGCTGAATCTAAGAAGATACGCTTTGACAGTACATTGAGCCTTATCACTCCCCTTGACGGAGGCGTCAACGAATTCAGCTCATACGGACCTGCGGAGGACCTTACCCTCAAGCCCGATATCACAGGCATCGGCGGTTCAGTTTCATCTGCCGCATACGGCAACCAGATAAAGCAGCTGGAGGGTACCTCAATGGCTTCACCCTATGTTGCAGGCTGTGCTGCTGTATTCGATCAGTATCTCAGGAAAAACGGTCTGGAGCTCACAGGTGCTGAAAAGACAGCTTTCATCAAGAATCTTATGATGAACTCAGCCGTACTTTTCTCAGACGGAGATGTATACGAAAGTCCACGCCGTCAGGGCGCTGGACTTGTGAACATGAAAAACGTGCTCAATGACAGAGTTATCCTTACAGGCAGCAGCGGTCTTGCAAAGGTGGAGCTGAAAGACAAGCTCACTTCTCAGCTCAGCTTCGATATTGATATCAGGAACTTCACCGATGAGGACGTTGAATTCAAGGAGGCAAAGCTGGTACTTACAGCCGAGGACGGCGCCGCAGCAGAGGGCGACGGATCGGGAGAGCTGTCCATCAGCGGCGCAAGCAATATCGGCGTCACAGCTGATCTTTCGTCACTGCTGAAAGCAAAGGCACAGGAGACCCGTACAGTAAACGTCAGCGCACAGCTTTCAGCTGCCGACCTTGAAGCTCACAGCTCCGTATTCCCCAACGGTTTCTTTGTTGAGGGATATATCGTTCTCAGCGGTGCGGAAAACTGCTGCGATATCTCTATCCCTGTTATGGGCTTCTACGGAGACTGGGCACAGGTGCCTATCTTCCACAACGGTACAAAGGACCTTGAACCCTACACATTATATGAGCAGTCAGGCGACGGCACTTTCCCTGCTTCAAGCTCCTTTGCAGCTAATGCCGAAGCTTTATACAACCTTATGGGAAGGCTTCCTGCTGAGGCAGCAGAAGAGATAGCAATGTTCCCACAGGCAATTACTCAGTACTTTGACGATGAATACAATGATACACTTGCACAGTGTAAGGAAGACAGCGTATACCTCTCTCCCGACGGAGACGGAATGGCTGAACAGGTCGAAGTGTTTATGACAACAAGGAGAAATGCATACCTTGCAGGCATAAAGATCTACGACAGCGACAACAATCTGGTGGCAGACTCAGAGGGCGACGAGATGTTCCCTGCATATACTCCTGTGTGCTATGTATCGGAACTGAAACCCGGCGATTATCCTGACGGAAAATACAAGGGCGTAATAACAGGACATATCAGCTATGACGGTGCCGACAAGAACCCTCAGACCTATGAGGTCCCCGTCATAATAGATAAAACAGCACCTACACTTGATATCAAAACCAAGGAAGAAAACGGCAGAAAGCTTCTGGAGATCACCTCCGCCGATGAGAATATGGACGGTATCTACATCATGGGTAAGGGCAACGGCGGAATCGCAGGAGAATACACAGCAGAAAGCCCCAAGCTCACAGAGATGAAAAACATCAATGGTACTTTAAGCTCTGTTTATACCCCCGTTTTAGGCATGCCTGAGGAATTAAGAAATCCCGTAAACTCCGACTCTCTCGTTATCAATGCTGTTATGGGTACCGCAGACGCATATGAGCAGAATATCATTGATTCGTATGACTTCTCCGATATCATTCCCGCATACAAGTATGAGAGCGAGAGCGGAAAAATCACCTTAACATACGATGTGACCGACCTTGACGATTATCTTGTAGCAGCTATGGACAAGGCATTCAATATAACAGAGATAATGTCTGAGGGCAATGATATCACACATCTGAAATCAGGATTATGGTGGTCAAAGAACGGCGGAGAAAACGACGTTTACTACAATTTCCTGAACAGCAATGCAGGCAATATCCATTACCAGAGCGGCGCTCACGAAAAGGACTTCACCTTTGAGCAGAGCGGCGATAACGTTACCATGAATATATCCGACGGAACAGCAACTGAGACCAGAACAGGAAAGATATCCTTTACTGATAAGAAAAACGCTGTTATCACATGGAATGACGGCACTTCCGAAAAGCTGTTCTATGCAGGCTCCGACGGACTGGGCGTTTCCGATTATATCACCACCCCTGAAATGAAAGCTATCGTAACTGAGTACCACAATGCCCACAGCGACAGCAAGGCTGCATCAGCCGAGGCAGCATACGACGAAAACGGAATGGGTATCGTGCGCCTCATGGACAAGAACGGAACCAAGATAGCTGAGTATACAGCTTTTGACAGATTCAGGAATGAGGCAGTTGATCCAAGCGGCAAGCCTGTTAGATTTGAGTATATCAGAGAGGGCGTTTACCGTGTATCACAGGGCTTCGACATAAGTTCAAATCATTATTATGTACTCTACAATGCAGACGGCAAGGCTGTTGTATACTCCGCAGAGAACGGCGTTGAATGGGAATGCACAGCAGAATACGGCAGCGGTGTGATAACCTGCAACAAGGGCAGGGACGATGAAAAGACATTAAATGCCGAATTCAATAAGCTCTCAAAATTCTCAGTGACAATGGCTGACGGAAGCAAGTACAGTCTTACATACGTTCCCGATCAGAATGCAGATGATGTCAAGTTCTACACATTATCTCAGCTCCGCGATATGGCAGCAGACTACTGTGAGCGCATAACAGGCGTTCGTCCCGAGCTTATGTTCGGAACATTTGACAGCAGCAACAGATACAGTATGGAGTTCATGGACGGCCACAGCTTTGCAGCTGACCCACTGGGCGGAAAGTGCTTCGATATGCTCGGAAATGAAATTGATCTTATCTCACTTCCAGAGATAAAGGATCTCTTTACCGCAGGTCTCTGGAGCTGCAGGAGCGGTGACAGCCTGAAGTACTACAGCTCGGACGGCAAGGGCAATATCACTGTTATCAATGCCGAGGACGGTTCAAAGGAGACAATGAAGTATAACTGGATCGGAACACAGGCAGTTGAGCTCACCTCGGGCGATAAGACTGAAACAGTTGTGGCAGCAGCCATCTCCGATACAGAGATAGCACTCACAAGAGCTGACGGTCAGATGGATATGCTCACATATGCAGGCGAAAAGACCTTAGAAAAAACAAAATTCTACAGCGATAAGAAGCTTGCGGATATGGCAGCAGCCGACCGCAGCAAAAAGGCAGGCAAGAAAGTAAAGGTCTCCGAGACAGTAAGCTCCGATGACGGCGCAGTCTCTATCAGATTTGATGACGGTTCGGAATACAAGGTAGACCGATTCTCGGGTAAGGGTACCGACGAAAACGGCAAGGCAGTTGATCTCCCGAAGACAGGAATCATCGATCACAGCTTAGCCGCAGCCGCTGCTTTCATCACCATTGGTGCAGCAGCAGTATTCGCTTCCCGCAGATCACGCAGAAAAGAAGAATGCTGA
- a CDS encoding sigma-70 family RNA polymerase sigma factor, with the protein MKHSEYQQLLKTDKNKAQRTIFDEYLNYVYTIAFNRLRSCGSREDIDECVSDIFTDVFGSYESKQAANDDIKGFIATIALRKSAAYYHRLCRNTNSISLDDENTAALPSDENISESAEKKETQRTLMKLIDSLGEPDSTIIIQKYYYGRSSFEISGFVSLSPAMIRVRSSRALKKLRRLISDNDISV; encoded by the coding sequence TTGAAGCACAGTGAGTATCAGCAGCTTTTGAAAACTGATAAGAACAAAGCTCAGCGCACCATATTTGATGAGTATCTTAACTACGTTTATACTATTGCATTCAACCGCCTGCGAAGCTGCGGCAGCCGCGAGGATATAGACGAATGTGTAAGTGATATTTTTACTGATGTATTCGGTTCATATGAATCCAAGCAAGCCGCAAATGATGATATAAAGGGCTTTATCGCAACTATTGCCCTGAGAAAGTCGGCGGCGTATTACCATAGATTATGCAGAAACACAAACAGCATTTCATTGGACGATGAAAATACTGCTGCTCTTCCGTCAGATGAAAACATTTCCGAATCTGCCGAAAAAAAAGAAACACAACGAACGCTTATGAAGCTCATAGACAGTCTCGGAGAGCCTGATTCCACCATAATAATACAGAAGTATTACTATGGGCGGAGCTCATTTGAGATCTCAGGATTTGTTTCCCTTTCACCTGCAATGATAAGAGTGCGCAGCAGCAGAGCTCTGAAAAAGCTGCGCAGACTGATTTCAGACAATGACATATCTGTTTGA
- a CDS encoding spore coat associated protein CotJA, with amino-acid sequence MKLDLFDDMDGLILHERENSLGAMEMKLNITNKANDTVSRFPASTPLAMAYVPFQQWGETYGDDEALSRGTIFPELDLPFWGGGDSR; translated from the coding sequence ATGAAATTGGATCTTTTTGACGATATGGACGGCTTGATACTCCATGAGCGTGAGAACTCTCTCGGCGCAATGGAAATGAAGCTCAACATTACAAATAAAGCGAACGATACCGTATCACGTTTCCCTGCAAGTACTCCTCTTGCGATGGCGTATGTACCCTTTCAGCAGTGGGGCGAGACCTACGGCGATGACGAGGCTCTGAGCAGGGGCACTATCTTTCCCGAGCTTGACCTGCCGTTTTGGGGAGGAGGGGACAGCAGATGA
- a CDS encoding J domain-containing protein, translated as MDISEILKCKCCSDIFPDDMALAQPIYMALMVKYHPDKCSDPRAPEASAVINELYGKLKKAHTAKEKLFHSGSHAYGVKYLMDITQEYGAEYIGERNVYLFIDGNSTDCFYNSEARSDLFFREYLPQQILAQAEVFLPVVSRIFDTDEGLLIETCKRAGELPLTKVLDFYGGKLDDRHAAWIISRLLGICCYAELKGIVWNCLAEENLLIDPEQHTLRVGGGWWFAAREGNKMTGVQSTVYNSLSADSMTDGIARHITDLESVKALARRILTDEAPSAIRDYAESICSTSASEEMEKWEEAIIKGYGERRFTHMNVRLPDIAG; from the coding sequence ATGGATATATCCGAGATATTGAAATGCAAGTGCTGCAGCGATATCTTTCCTGATGATATGGCACTGGCTCAGCCCATATACATGGCGCTGATGGTGAAGTACCACCCCGATAAGTGCAGCGACCCCCGTGCTCCCGAGGCTTCGGCAGTCATCAACGAGCTGTACGGCAAGCTGAAAAAAGCTCATACCGCTAAGGAAAAGCTTTTCCACAGCGGCAGCCACGCCTACGGAGTAAAATATCTCATGGATATCACGCAGGAGTACGGAGCGGAGTACATCGGCGAGAGGAACGTGTATCTGTTCATCGACGGCAATTCAACCGACTGCTTTTACAATTCCGAAGCGCGGTCAGACCTGTTTTTCAGGGAGTATCTTCCACAGCAGATACTGGCGCAGGCAGAGGTTTTTCTTCCCGTAGTATCGCGCATATTCGATACCGATGAGGGACTGCTCATAGAGACCTGCAAGCGTGCAGGGGAGCTTCCTCTGACAAAGGTGCTGGATTTCTACGGCGGCAAGCTGGACGACCGACACGCTGCATGGATAATATCACGTCTGCTTGGGATATGCTGCTACGCGGAGCTGAAAGGGATAGTCTGGAATTGTCTCGCAGAGGAAAATCTCCTCATTGACCCTGAGCAGCATACTCTGAGAGTTGGGGGCGGCTGGTGGTTCGCCGCAAGAGAGGGAAACAAGATGACAGGAGTTCAGTCAACCGTGTACAATTCTCTCTCCGCGGATTCCATGACCGACGGTATAGCTCGTCACATCACCGACCTTGAAAGTGTAAAGGCGCTTGCAAGGAGGATACTGACCGATGAAGCTCCGTCTGCCATAAGGGATTATGCCGAGAGCATATGCAGCACCTCGGCTTCCGAGGAGATGGAAAAGTGGGAAGAAGCTATAATCAAGGGCTACGGTGAAAGAAGATTCACACATATGAACGTCAGACTGCCTGATATTGCAGGCTGA
- a CDS encoding NUDIX hydrolase codes for MDYDITKYDRPSVAADIVVFTVRRSSSESYRHLSKPVLSVLLIRRTEAPFDNMLSLPGGFCCREETIEETAFRKLKEKTGVDCPPLSLLCNLSRLGRDPRGWIISCCYWTVIEYTKATTEKNAEWYEVSLKETDGRYTLVLTDDNGKEYVSEVMLNNPNELYNQSAEADIPKNSLAFDHAEIIVNALLKLRSSLEKPYAAFRLLPEKFTLTDLQQVYEAILDKKLIMANFRRKIAPYVEETGDIEGGAGHRPSKLFTNRSYKL; via the coding sequence ATGGATTACGATATAACCAAATACGACAGGCCCTCTGTAGCTGCGGATATTGTGGTATTTACCGTCCGCAGGAGCAGCAGCGAAAGCTACAGACACCTTTCAAAGCCTGTGCTTTCCGTGCTCCTTATCAGGCGTACAGAAGCCCCCTTTGACAATATGCTGTCGCTCCCCGGCGGATTCTGCTGCCGTGAGGAGACTATTGAAGAAACTGCATTCCGCAAGCTGAAAGAGAAAACAGGTGTGGACTGCCCTCCCCTTTCCCTGCTCTGCAACCTTTCAAGACTGGGCAGAGACCCACGCGGCTGGATAATTTCCTGCTGCTACTGGACTGTCATCGAGTACACTAAGGCGACTACGGAAAAAAACGCGGAATGGTATGAGGTCTCGCTGAAAGAGACCGACGGCAGATACACTCTTGTGCTCACCGACGACAACGGCAAGGAATACGTCTCAGAGGTCATGCTGAACAATCCCAACGAGCTGTATAACCAGTCCGCAGAGGCTGATATCCCTAAAAACAGCCTTGCATTCGACCATGCGGAAATAATCGTCAACGCCCTGCTAAAGCTGAGAAGCAGCCTTGAAAAGCCCTATGCCGCTTTCAGACTGCTTCCCGAGAAGTTCACCCTCACCGACCTCCAGCAGGTCTACGAAGCTATACTGGACAAGAAGCTGATAATGGCGAATTTCAGGCGCAAGATAGCTCCCTACGTTGAGGAGACAGGAGACATTGAGGGCGGTGCGGGACATCGTCCGTCGAAGCTCTTCACGAATAGATCATATAAATTGTAG
- a CDS encoding spore coat protein CotJB, with product MNEQRMLLSKIKKYDFTLKELNLYLDTHPNCRQALTMFRKYRQLRENAVQEYARKYGPLTPEQADNDERWTWTDDPWPWERR from the coding sequence ATGAATGAACAGAGAATGCTTCTGAGCAAGATAAAGAAATACGATTTTACTCTCAAGGAGCTGAACCTTTATCTTGATACCCACCCCAACTGTCGGCAGGCGCTGACTATGTTCCGCAAGTACAGACAGCTCCGCGAGAATGCTGTACAGGAATATGCAAGAAAATACGGTCCGCTCACTCCCGAGCAGGCAGACAACGACGAGCGCTGGACATGGACAGACGATCCGTGGCCGTGGGAAAGGAGATAA